From the genome of Paralichthys olivaceus isolate ysfri-2021 chromosome 4, ASM2471397v2, whole genome shotgun sequence:
GACAGTACCCAGTAGCTTAAACGTAGTTTAGTTCAAACAatgaagtgtaaaaacaaaatgtgtgagGTGTGGTAGAAGCCAGTTATAGCTCATATGAAATTCAGAAAATCTTCAATATGGGTTGTCTATTAGTATAAGACAGACAATTGGACATACTAGTATAACAACAAAGAGATGGAAGAGTATATGCTATTAATACAGTATGAACAAGATATTCTACATACATAtagtttacaaacacacatatattctttatttatgtaATGCCAATGCTTTTGGTCCATCCCTTCTTGGGATTGCAAGACATCTGTAatttacattcacatacatCTTCTTCCAGTATTCACTTTCCAAAATGTGGgggaaaaaggaaataaagtcTTTTGACGAAAGAGAGTAgtcatcatcattttcacatGACTTTGTAAGATGTTAAATAACTGAGATTCTCAGAGTACAGCAGACCCAGACATACATTGCATTATATCTGCTTGCAGGCGtgtatatttgcataaatatgtatgtaggggtgtttgtgtgtgtgtgtgtgtgattcattcAGTATGCATCATGGATGCATAGGTCATTTACAAATCTAGAGTTCAAATATTCTGCATACATGGGGGTGTCAGCATTCAGTCATAAACAGATGGTCTACATTCATTATGTTGGGAAATTCTCTTATCTTTGAAACACTAAACATACGCTTGGTAGAAATGTATTTGAGTCTACAACTGAACAATTCTTGTCATTGATAGTGTTAAGAAGGTAACTTCAGCTAGTATGAACCAATGTGAtaatttcataataaataaaaagataagatTAAACTTCTTAACCTCGTGGGAAccaaataaaaatagttttgagGCAGATTTTCAGTTACATGCagtttcatgtgtgttttgttccattattaataaaacaagGGCCTGAACTGATTATAGCAAAACATGGTCAACTTGTTCAGACACAAAtatacagcaaaataaaaaaagcaaggACGCAAGCAGGTTTACTTGAAGATTTTAAAGCAATTCAAGTAGGAAGTAAAATAGAAAAAGCCTTTTAAACAACATATGAATATTAATACATATCATGAAATTGCCATTTTACAAATTATACAATAAACTCAAGAGCCGCAGTTACACTActactttaaaatgatggagacTAATAAGTCAAAATCTACAAAACAATGCTGTTGCATCATCTGCCACTGCCCCTCCCACATTGTATGTTtacaaattcattttaacttgACTAACTGCTAAAAAAGACATGCTTGATAGGCTGGGGacgaaaatgaaaatattttttcgGTTAAAAAAATAGTCACATATTCATGTGTCCAAGTCAAGATAtacaattattcttttttctttgccaAATTTCGAGGGGAACCTTTAAGCAAGTCCCTGATTCTAAGGTACGTCCCTGTGGCTTCAGCAACTTCAGTGTATTCTGGTGTATCTTCAAATGGAACAATGCCAGCAGCAAACTTGCTGCGGTGAGGAACAGCTGTTATCTTCTCATCATGCTTAAGAGAAGCGTCATCATCAGCATCCCTGTTAGAGAAATCTGGATCAGGGCGCTGTGGATTGTTATCCTGGGATTTGACAGGACCAGGACTCTGAGGGCTGTCGTCTTGGACTTTGAGTGGTTCGGGGCTCTGTGGGTTGTCATCCTGTGATTTGACTGGACCAGGACTCTGAGGGTTGTCTTGCTGGGATTTGATTGGACCAGGACTCTGAGGGGTGTCGTCTTGAGATTTGACTGGATGAGGGCTCTGAGGGCTATCTTCCTCAGCTTTGATTGGTCCAGGGCTCTGAGGGCAAAGTTCTTGATTTTCTGGTTCCCTTAGATTTGGGCTACTTTGGCCAGTTTCTAGAGGTCTATCTGTGTCCATTGCTTTTTCAGcctcttctgtttctgtgtcgACATGCACAGGTGTCAACACGCTCGGTGAACTGGGTATAGGTGTTCCCATAGTAGGTGTGTCACAGTCACTATTTGTGGCAGTGTCAGCATTTTCTAGAGCCGCCCAAatcagcctctgctgctcctccagttcCTCTAATGTCAGCTCATCATCTGTCCCCTCCACAGCATCATCAACCACGACCCAATTCTGCCCTCGCAGAGCTGGAGAACCGTTGttgggagtagggggaggcgtACCTTttgggagaggggggggagtGGGTGTAGCTGGAGGAGTGCCGTGGGGTAAAGGAGGAGGTGAACTGAAGCAAGGAGATCCTGGGGGAAGCGGTGATTGGAACTTGAAGTCACCTCTGCGACTGTTATAAGGTGTTCCTGGATCTGAAAGAAGAGATGAATTAAGTCACTAAAAGTTTCAAATATGTACAATCAAAGAAGCAACTGATAGTATTTCTGTGCATACTTCTGTATTTAAGATATAACTAAAACATAATATTAGCTTCTTGCAACACAgtattgtaaaagaaaaactaaatggaaCAAATTATAAAACGTGAAGTTCACTGGAATTTGGGATAAAACTCAAGAAAATTACAGattactgtttatttatttaatttggtttTCTGGACATTTAAGACTCATAATATGCCTGCTGAAAAAAGTGACTAAGATGAACAGTTACCTGATTCGATATCCATATCTGAGCTCCTGCTGGAGTTCTGATCAGGACTGGGCCTATTTTTCTTCCTCGGCTGTGGAGAAGAGTCCGATTCACGGCGCCTCTTGTTGCAGGTGTCACCAGGCTGTAGGCAACGAAGAATGACATGTGCAATGAGATTATTATTAGACTCTGCCTATAATGCAGCCACCAGACACTAATCCGTATCTGATAGAGTGCCAATATAAGAAAAATTGAGGCCAGAATGACAGACAAGACTGTGAATTCACATTAGTATGATTGGGTGGCTGAGTGGGATGAATGGACATCCACTGTAAGAGGACAGCACAGACTGTTATGTAAAACAGAGTGGCAGACTGagttcacacacagtcatttcttttttatcctccattttttgatttttgaatAGGGAGCTGTTGATACAGGAAGCCAGGAGGAAACACCCAACCACTGAGAGACTAAGATACTCACCATAGGAAAGTTGTTGGACAGGTACGCTGCATAGTTTTGCTTTATCTGGTGGCTCTGCAGTGGAATTGAACCATACTGCATGAATTCCTGGaggtcaaataaaaatgaaatagtgTAAGGTGCACAACTGTGACAGACACTCACTTGTAAAAATGCAATAAACCATATTTATGATGCCACCATGTCTAACAGACAAAATTATTTATACTGACATGTAAtactaaattattattttccatgCCCATCAATTAAAGATCAAGTCTCTTAATTTTTTGACAGGAAAAAATACAGAAGTGAAATGTAGTATTAATACAACCTgcaatatacagtaaatattgcTGCTATGTATGGATTCACACAACTTGTGATACATTCAagcaaaatatttgaaataaagtaatgataataataatgtgcaTTTGTATAGAACTTTTCATAACAATGTCACATAAGAAGAAGTAAACTAAAAAACACCACCAAAACCAGACAAGGCAGTTGACTAAAAGGCCATGAAAGTGaaagaagacaaataaaatcagtataaataaatacaaatcaaatatttcCAAGAGCTTTGTGAAGTGAACCTTGGTGTAGGGACTTACATCTTTCATTTTGTCTGGTGCAGCTACATTGAAGCCAGGGAAATCTTGCAGTTTGGAAACATCATAAGAGATGTTTTCTGATTTACTATTCTCCGTTGTATTGCCATAATTTGGTgctacaaaagagaaaaaaaatatatagatttgtagcagtttattaaaatgtactCATTGGAAACACACAGTTGTCTGATGTTTGATTTACGACGTACCATTTCCATCGTATAGTGTTAGGCCAGAGTTTTCcatctctgcctcctttagccAACCTGGAGGGTAGCCGAGCTGCCTCATGCGATAAATCAGAGGAGGAAGGGTGTTGCCATCAATTCCCAGTGCTGCCAGCAGCTCCTCACTGTAAGTGAacaacacagtgaaaaacattATGTAATCAAGATTTACTTTGACTTGTTCCAACAGGTACTACATGTGGTTCAATTCAGCTCATTTCTGTTCAGCGCTAAGTAAAAGTCCTGCCTCATGACTCCAGGCTTGTATTTCGCAAAGCGCTCCTCCACTTCATCAGCATGGTATCGCTGGTTACTCTGCAtggtttggttgttgttttgattgaactcttttcttctctcattgATTGCAGCCATGTCTTTAGGCTATGGAGGTGACAATGTAAAAATGAAGTTAATCAACTTATGACTCTTGTGTTTAACTTGGGTTAATGCCACACTAATAACTCATTATTCTCACCTTGGGACAATCCCTCAGCTGATGACCGCCGCAACCACAGTTAAAACACATGGACTTGGGTCTAAAACGAAAAGACACATGAATGACTCATTATACACCACGATTAAACAAAGCAAGTCATAAACACAAGATGGAAACTAAATAAAGCTTCTATTATTGAACCCAGTCATAccttttgtctttcatttcGATTTCCTGTCCATTTGTTCCGAGTACTTGGTTAAAAACCTGGGAATAGCTTTGCAATCATTcaggaaattaaataaaatttgatgAAATATCAAATTATATTGTCTACTTAGACTCAGCAGCACACTTTTAAAATAAgaacatattaaaatgaataaaagtgaatgtttgacACAGCACCATCTTAAAGATACATTGGAATGTCCCATCCATCTGTCATCTGGGGGTTTTCATTGACCAGAGGCTGCCCAAGTTTATCAATACAGAAAGAAGTGAAATATGACACACTTCCAACCACCTAcgatagaagaaaaaaaatctgtttatataTGTTGCATTATTCAAACCACCGAGAGATACCATTTTGAAAAATACAGATACATACTCACTTTAAAGGCTTGTGTTGCTTTTTCACTGTATGAGGATGAGCTTGGTGGATCTTCATCCATAGCAAAAGCTGAACTCTTTACAAGGGGTAGAACAATGATTTACTTTTCCTCTGCATATACAGGTATAACCGTGTGGATATtaataacagtaaaacaaattcTGGGTAAATACCTGAGGTTTGACACAGGTGGGGGGTTGTTTCTTCTCATGTCCTGTTCCCTGGTGCTTCAGTATCACACTATAGATAAAATCTTCAATCTCTTGACGACACTGCCTGAaagaagtatttttttaatttattgtttcagCAATGGATAAACAGATGCGCACGCATGACAAGGggtttgctgctgtgttttctgatttgaaGTCGTGATTAGCACTTCAGGGCCACCGTAGATTAACAACACTGAAACATAGCTCACTTTGAAATACTGTTGTTCGCATAAAGGATTTGAAGAAGGGGTCCGCCGGTGTTGACATCTTCAATTGTGATGCCACTGTAAAATCAGAGGGACATTAGCATTAGCGCTGAGTGATTAGCTTTACTTGTATTGCGATCAACCGAGTGTCCGCCTGTTACCTTGGTGGTGTGAGGACGCTCAGCTGTCTCCGTAAAACTGCATGTGAAACTGTGAGTTAAGGGAAATGCACAAATAAGAAGAAACCAGCTGTTTTGGTCCCACACAAAATGCTAACGGTGCTAGCAGAGCCCCGCTAGCATACACAGCGCGGATCTGACGGAAGGATATTCTCCTCGGTGAGTCTCTTGATGGAGTCGTGATACTCCTTCAGTCTGGCGCGCCGGCTCATCTCCTCCGGCTCTTCCTCGTTATCTGTGAAGCGAATGTGTGTCGGTGTCGGTGGTTCGGAGTGATCTAGCTGCTCAAAGAGCTCACTGTCGCCGAAGTCTACGTCTGCCATCTTTCCTCCAGCTTTGATACTTTGGAGATCAAAGGTCAAAGCAGCGACCGATACCCGCTGTTCCTGAGGGACAGGGCAGAGCTGAGAGTCGGTGTGAAGCATCGTTTGCTTCCGACAATGTCCAGTATCTCAACTATCCACCTGACTCTGCCGCAGTGGGACGGAGGCTCGAGGAGAATCCGCTTTATTTATCTGGTGGATGTGACATCGTTCAGGATGGCGGAGAGTCCCCACAAGGTGAGACAACCACACACTGCAGCTTCTTATTGTTCTTATAGCAACAAGTGTGTTTATCATCACACCCAGCTAGAGGGCGCTGCACGGGCCACCATCTTCACAACTCCTACCACAACAccagaaaaaactaaaacatttttgttttgcgTGAACGTCATTTACACtaatttaaagggatagttcaccccaaaatgaAATCTAACTCACGATctaagtgtttgagtccacaaaacactttagaagtctcaggggtaaacagtgcgGCAGCCAAATCCAGTACAATTTAAGTCAATGGTGACTGATTCCtcgaatgaaaaaaaaaaactacagaaaaagaCATAAacgcctccatactgctcgtattaatgttttttgtgaaaaaaaaagtgaacaaAAAGTCCTCAATTAAATGCCACATTTCATGTTCTGCTATCACATACAGTAGTATATAAAGACATACATAAATATCTTACGTGTACAACCAATTTTGAAAAGGGGATAAAGAGAGAACCCAAATGACTGATGAGAACTTAATGTTTGTTTGGATACGTTTTAAGAATCGGTCACAatttacttcagttgtattggatttggctgaaacgatgtttacccctgaaaagTTCACGTGTGTTTCAGGCTCCAGGAATCCCTCTATTTTTAGGAGCTGATGTCTTCTCCAGCACTGACGTCCGCACAGAGAACCATCCCAGGTACCACGCCAAGTTTGCCAAGAAAGGACTGGCCACCAAAATACACTTTTCCTCAGGTAACAGACATTTATTCATGTGACTTACACcagttcacacacatacactgcttCTCACACCTAACACTGTTGTCTCCCATCCTGGCTTGTTGCAGCATTCAGGTTTCACGGGTTGAAGGTACCTGCTGCAAACAACTGCCTCTGGTTCTACAGTATTCAGGGGCTTTTTCGTGTTGCCTTTGAGATGTACAATAAGCAAGAGCAGCTGGCTGTGCTTGAGAACTTCCAGGTGCAGTACTGTTCCCATTATGCATGTGTCTGCATGGTGCAcatggtttgtttattttttatgtccTTTCCTTTGTAGGATGTTTGGAAATCGCAAATAAATGACAGCCCTCTGGAAATGAGTTACAGCCTCAGCAGCATGCTCGATTGTTCAACACCCAGCAGTGGGGGTGAGTCAAGAAACGAAGCATCACCACCACAGCATTGCAAGGTTGGCAGGGAATTGGACACGTTAGGCGGCAACACATCAGCAGATCATGATTATTGCTCTTTTCTGGGGAAGAGCTTGCCAacagagcaaaaacaacaagTTGTGTCCAGGATGAAGCAAAGATTGCACAGCTTGGATGACAAACTCTCCTCTGAGATTCACAGCCACACAGAACATCTGGAGACCGTCTTGCTACTTTTAGAGAACATTGATCGGTTTATAAATGGCAATCTAGACGAAAAGGATGTGACTGAAACTGTGTTGGCCCTGCTGAAGGCCAAAAACTGGGGCTCTGTATACTCAAGTTCCCTGCTGAGCTGTATGGGACGATGGCTGGGCCAGCAGTTTCATGCAGCTAACAGTAGCATCAGTCAGAAGGTGGAGGGTTTTAAAGTTCAGCATATTGAGCGAATAAGTGACTTGCCACCTGCTGAGGAACTAGCCACAGAACTATTCCCAGAGGCCATGCAGACGCTGCTGCTTCACTGGATGGGGTTGAGTGAGGAGTCCACCCTGGAGAAGAGACACAGCGAATATCCGATCCTGCTCCTTATTCTTGAGTTTGCCAACCACAACCTCATCACCGGCGTGGCTCACGTACTGTACTCCAGCCttatatgtaaataaagacaatttCCATGTGGGCATCAACAGATAGACCTGAGATTTAACTTAAGTTCCAGTATtctaataaatgtatattttctatGTGAAATTTACAGGACAGTCTCTTATGTGCCATATACCATTTCACTTTGGTTTAGAAATAAGTAGGATTCtttgactttaaatgaaaacatattttagtaTTATTTCATTCTactaaatttaaattaatacaAACACTTAACACCAATTTGATTCCAATGATTTGGAAACTGTGACAGAATGTGATactagaaaaaaaatattatcctTAAGGCCAAGCCCTTGCAAAAGCACCAACCTAATATAAACCAAAAATGTAATTACCCACATACATATCACAGgcaataaataaagtaatgaGGTGAGGTATGAAAAGCCTTACTCAACACAAAACTAATTTATTTCAAGAATACTCTTCTTGGACCTTTCTCCATCAGTGGCAGTCTTGAGACAAATGTGTACCACAGCCCAGTTAAGTTTTTCCCAGTCCGTAGAAATTAATCCATTCTGGTAATGACA
Proteins encoded in this window:
- the zcchc8 gene encoding zinc finger CCHC domain-containing protein 8, coding for MLHTDSQLCPVPQEQRVSVAALTFDLQSIKAGGKMADVDFGDSELFEQLDHSEPPTPTHIRFTDNEEEPEEMSRRARLKEYHDSIKRLTEENAVLRRQLSVLTPPSGITIEDVNTGGPLLQILYANNSISKQCRQEIEDFIYSVILKHQGTGHEKKQPPTCVKPQSSAFAMDEDPPSSSSYSEKATQAFKVVGSVSYFTSFCIDKLGQPLVNENPQMTDGWDIPIYSQVFNQVLGTNGQEIEMKDKRPKSMCFNCGCGGHQLRDCPKPKDMAAINERRKEFNQNNNQTMQSNQRYHADEVEERFAKYKPGVMSEELLAALGIDGNTLPPLIYRMRQLGYPPGWLKEAEMENSGLTLYDGNAPNYGNTTENSKSENISYDVSKLQDFPGFNVAAPDKMKDEFMQYGSIPLQSHQIKQNYAAYLSNNFPMPGDTCNKRRRESDSSPQPRKKNRPSPDQNSSRSSDMDIESDPGTPYNSRRGDFKFQSPLPPGSPCFSSPPPLPHGTPPATPTPPPLPKGTPPPTPNNGSPALRGQNWVVVDDAVEGTDDELTLEELEEQQRLIWAALENADTATNSDCDTPTMGTPIPSSPSVLTPVHVDTETEEAEKAMDTDRPLETGQSSPNLREPENQELCPQSPGPIKAEEDSPQSPHPVKSQDDTPQSPGPIKSQQDNPQSPGPVKSQDDNPQSPEPLKVQDDSPQSPGPVKSQDNNPQRPDPDFSNRDADDDASLKHDEKITAVPHRSKFAAGIVPFEDTPEYTEVAEATGTYLRIRDLLKGSPRNLAKKKE
- the LOC109638136 gene encoding uncharacterized protein, translating into MSSISTIHLTLPQWDGGSRRIRFIYLVDVTSFRMAESPHKAPGIPLFLGADVFSSTDVRTENHPRYHAKFAKKGLATKIHFSSAFRFHGLKVPAANNCLWFYSIQGLFRVAFEMYNKQEQLAVLENFQDVWKSQINDSPLEMSYSLSSMLDCSTPSSGGESRNEASPPQHCKVGRELDTLGGNTSADHDYCSFLGKSLPTEQKQQVVSRMKQRLHSLDDKLSSEIHSHTEHLETVLLLLENIDRFINGNLDEKDVTETVLALLKAKNWGSVYSSSLLSCMGRWLGQQFHAANSSISQKVEGFKVQHIERISDLPPAEELATELFPEAMQTLLLHWMGLSEESTLEKRHSEYPILLLILEFANHNLITGVAHVLYSSLICK